One Paralichthys olivaceus isolate ysfri-2021 chromosome 8, ASM2471397v2, whole genome shotgun sequence genomic region harbors:
- the LOC109642395 gene encoding apoptosis-stimulating of p53 protein 2-like: MMPIFLTVFLSNNDQHFTEVPITPETLCRDVLELCKEPGEADCYLAEMWRSSERVVGESEQMMEVLQRWGQQRGEVRYLLHHQRAPGPESDRSRTSEQKVKRNQGKAAACLENGVSAPRLDVTFSELQDLATQQQQLLASKEQQLRFLKLQDQRQQQQEASEQERLQQLRDNAHNQEAKLRRVRALRGQVEQKRLSNSKLVEEIEQMTGLFQQKQRELLVAVARLEELSDQLEVLRSTRKEPPSPHHHNTPSSTVELELLCKELQLRNKLNQEQSSRLQQQRDGLNKRNLEVVAMDRRLGELRQRLWKKKAALQQKETLPVASEGSAPQHGVGSRVAAVGPYIQSSSTTGSQGPPLPARQELLGKPLYPEGTATLLIPDSSLKPPPRPVKLAAGFSSSKITQLSDWKARALPDSSGGYSHASTLPRMSSLSSRNSGGERGLCGSDVPPPVPSRTNHSTDTLLRDNQITAPPPVPIKPNPFSSSGPPTFSKPPYSTGTFPGKARPVGGHLRAPGVLSSNCNTLPLPNKQESPPAAAVRPYTPDLSDAPPPVLQKPQTVAASSIYSMYTQQATPGKGFQPGGQGTLLRSQPRVYGKPILPAGGGQLSVSSDNTGLNSGACVSDGSEADSCLGIGEGVSGETVERATPRPLSPTKLLPFLSNPHRNPSDVDLEALRRRLHHAPRPLKKRSSITEPEGPAGPNIQKLLYQKTTLAAMETIPMETVSPAGTYIQPEVHDYQVGGVDVDDNTGASFNRLLAESPEDSLTPPPLPPRSPITDSASCCSLCPALEDKEEEVCPASVHHDYFPEEFPPYPPPPYPSCGKTEHGDDTHNLQPPEVTGQVTVPQGKRSILRKVGSERINHTMRVKFNPLALLLDCSLEGEYDLVQRVIFDVDDPSSANDEGITALHNAVCAGHTEIVKFLVQFGVNVNAADSDGWTPLHCAASCNNVQVCKFLVESGAAVFATTYSDMQTAADKCEEMEDGYAQCSQFLYGVQEKMGVMNRGVVYALWEYETQSDDELGFSEGNCMTVLRREDEVETDWWWARCGDGEGYIPRNLLGLYLRIKPRQRSLA, from the exons ATATTTCTCACCGTGTTCCTCAGCAACAATGACCAGCACTTCACCGAGGTTCCCATCACGCCGGAGACGCTGTGCCGAGACGTGTTGGAGCTCTGCAAGGAGCCCGGCGAGGCCGACTGCTACCTGGCTGAGATGTGGAGAAGCTCAG AGCGTGTCGTTGGAGAATCGGAGCAGATGATGGAGGTGTTGCAGCGGTGGGGGCAGCAGAGGGGGGAGGTCCGTTACCTCCTCCACCATCAGAGAGCTCCGGGACCAGAGTCCG ATCGATCCAGAACGTCAGAGCAGAAGGTGAAGAGGAACCAGGGGAAGGCTGCTGCATGTCTGGAGAACGGG GTCTCAGCTCCTCGTCTGGATGTGACCTTCAGTGAACTTCAGGATCTGGCgactcaacagcagcagctgctggccTCCAAA gagcagcagctgcgcttcctgaagctgcaggatcagcggcagcagcagcaggaggcgtcTGAACAGGAGCGACTTCAGCAGCTCAGAGACAACGCTCACAACCAGGAGGCCAAACTGAGGAGGGTCCGGGCCCTCAGGGGCCAGGTGGAGCAGAAACGCCTCAGCAACAGTAAACTCG TGGAGGAGATCGAGCAGATGACCGGTCTGTTCCAGCAGAAGCAGAGGGAGCTGCTGGTTGCCGTGGCGAGGCTGGAGGAGCTCAGCGACCAGCTGGAGGTGCTGAGGAGCACGCGAAAGGAGCCACCATCTCCTCACCACCACAACACGCCCTCCTCCACCGTGGAGCTGGAGCTCCTCTGTAAAGAGCTGCAG CTGAGAAACAAGCTGAACCAGGAGCAAAGCTcacggctgcagcagcagagagacggCCTGAACAAGAGGAACCTGGAGGTGGTGGCCATGGACCGCCGGCTGGGTGAGCTCAGGCAGCGGCTGTGGAAGAAGAAGGCTGCCCTGCAGCAGAAGGAGACCCTGCCA GTGGCGTCAGAAGGCTCCGCCCCTCAGCATGGCGTGGGCTCCAGAGTAGCGGCGGTGGGGCCATACATTCAGTCGTCCTCCACAACAGGCTCTCAGGGGCCTCCTCTGCCGGCTCGCCAAGAGCTTCTGGGGAAGCCACTGTACCCAGAAGGCACAGCAACCCTGCTAATACCCGACTCATCCTTGAAGCCGCCTCCCAGACCCGTCAAACTGGCCGCAG GTTTCAGCTCCTCTAAAATAACCCAACTCTCCGACTGGAAGGCCAGAGCACTTCCTGATTCTAGTGGAGGTTACAGCCACGCCTCCACGCTGCCCCGTATGTCCAGCCTCAGCTCCCGCAACTCCG GTGGTGAGAGGGGACTTTGTGGATCTGATGTCCCGCCTCCTGTCCCGTcacggaccaatcacagcactGACACCCTGCTCAGGGACAATCAG ATCACAGCGCCACCTCCTGTTCCCATTAAGCCCAATCCGTTCTCTTCGTCCGGCCCACCAACCTTCTCCAAGCCCCCCTACAGCACTGGGACCTTCCCTGGTAAGGCTCGGCCGGTCGGCGGCCACCTCAGGGCTCCAGGAGTCCTCTCCAGCAACTGCAATACACTCCCTCTGCCCAACAAGCAGGAAAGCCCTCCGGCCGCTGCCGTCCGACCTTACACCCCGGACCTCtcagatgcccccccccctgtgCTGCAGAAGCCTCAGACTGTGGCTGCATCATCCATCTACTCCATGTACACCCAGCAGGCCACTCCGGGAAAGGGCTTCCAGCCAGGAGGTCAGGGCACACTGCTCCGCAGTCAGCCCCGAG TGTACGGGAAGCCAATCCTCCCTGCCGGTGGGGGACAGCTGTCTGTCTCATCAGACAACACTGGCCTGAATTCTGGGGCCTGTGTGTCTGACGGGAGCGAGGCTGACAGTTGTCTGGGTATTGGCGAAGGTGTCAGTGGAGAGACGGTAGAACGAGCCACCCCTCGACCACTCAGCCCCACCAAGCTCCTCCCCTTCCTGTCCAACCCTCACAGGAACCCCAGTGACGTGGACCTTGAGGCCCTGCGACGCCGGCTGCACCACGCACCCCGGCCCCTGAAGAAACGCAGTTCCATCACGGAGCCCGAGGGCCCGGCCGGACCCAACATCCAGAAGCTTCTCTACCAGAAGACCACTCTGGCTGCCATGGAAACCATTCCCATGGAGACAGTCAGTCCAGCAGGGACATATATTCAGCCTGAGGTACACGACTACCAGGTGGGAGGTGTGGATGTCGATGACAACACCGGGGCGAGCTTCAACCGACTGCTCGCTGAGAGCCCAGAGGACTCCCTGACTCCGCCCCCTCTGCCCCCTCGCTCACCCATCACTGActccgcctcctgctgctccctgtGCCCCGCCCTTgaggacaaggaggaggaggtgtgtccAGCCTCAGTCCACCATGACTACTTTCCAGAGGAGTTCCCCCCatacccccccccaccataCCCCAGCTGTGGGAAGACCGAGCATGGAGACGACACCCACAACCTGCAGCCGCCGGAGGTCACAGGGCAGGTCACAGTGCCGCAG GGTAAAAGGTCTATCCTCCGTAAAGTCGGCTCAGAGCGGATCAATCACACGATGCGGGTCAAGTTCAACcctctggctctgctgctggacTGTTCTCTGGAGGGCGAGTATGACCTTGTCCAGAGGGTCATCTTTGAC gtggaCGACCCCAGCTCGGCAAATGACGAGGGCATCACTGCGCTGCACAACGCCGTCTGTGCCGGCCACACCGAGATCGTTAAGTTTCTGGTTCAGTTTGGCGTCAACGTCAACGCTGCCGACAGCGACGGCTG GACTCCGCTTCACTGCGCCGCCTCTTGTAACAATGTTCAGGTCTGTAAATTCCTGGTCGAGTCGGGGGCGGCCGTGTTTGCCACCACTTACAGTGACATGCAAACAGCTGCCGACAAATGTGAGGAAATGGAGGACGGCTACGCCCAGTGCTCCCAGTTCCTATATG